Part of the Pseudomonadales bacterium genome is shown below.
GCCGAGCAGCTCTACCATGCGCTGGTGGTCGAGGATGTTTCGCTGGCGGCAGCGGCCTTCCTGCCGCTCTATCGGCAGACGGCGGCGGCCGATGGCTATGTCAGCCTCGAAGTTTCACCCCATCTGGCCCATGACAGCACGGCAACCCTGCAACAGGCGCGGCAGCTCTGGCATGAGATCGACGCACCCAATCTGATGATCAAGGTGCCCGCCACCCGAGCCGGGCTGCCGGCCATTCGCCAGTTGATTGCCGAAGGCATCAACGTCAATGTCACGCTGCTGTTCGGTCTGGAGCGCTATCGGGCGGTGCTCGACGCCTTCACCGCCGGCCTCGAACAGCGCCAGCAGCAGGGGTTGCCGCTGACCGGCGTCGCCTCGGCGGCCAGCTTCTTCATCAGTCGCATCGACACGCTGGTCGATCCACAACTCGACCGGCTGGCCGCCAGCGAACCCGAGGCGACGCAGTGGCGTGGAGAGAGCGCCATTGCGCTGGCCCGACTGGCCTACCGCCACTACCAGCAGTGGCGGAATTCCCCCCGCTGGCAGCGGCTGGCCGCCGCCGGTGCGCAACCACAACGGCTGCTGTGGGCCTCCACCTCGACCAAGGATCCGGCCTATGCCGACATCAAATATGTCGAGGCGCTGATTGGCCCGGAGACCGTCAACACCCTGCCGCCGGCGACCTTGGCCGCCTACCGCGACCATGGCCAGCCGGCCGTTCGCATCGATCAGGATGAACCGCCGGCGCAAGCGTTGGTGGCGGCGCTGACGCGACTCGGCATCGATCTGGAGCAGGTGGCGGAGCAACTGGAGCAGGAGGGGGTGCTCAAGTTCGTCGAGGCCCACGACCGCCTGCTGGCGGCACTGGCGGCGCGCTGCGGCGGGTGATGATGTTTTCTGCCATTGGGGCGCGATATGAGGCATCCCATTGCTGGCCATATCGTGTTGGCTCGAAGGATGGTCCAGAGCATCCGACGTGCTGCTGGAGTTTTCACCAAAATTTTGCATCGAGCCTTGCCGCCCCATTCCACACGTGGATGTGTTGCCAGGCATTTCATGGAGTATGGCTGGCGCGATGAACACTCGCGGCATGGCGTGCGCAGCCGTAGTCTGTCTTCAATTCTGCACGACCCGTTTTCAGCTCGTCCGATGTTCATGCAGTCGACGGAACTCATCCACGGCACGCCAACGGCGACAAGACCAGGCCGACATCTCGATCGACGGACAAGAGAGTCACTACACAGCTTGGCACACATGAGCATTGCCATTCACGGCATCGATTCAGGTCAGATCGTCCAGGATGGCAGCTTCCATAACGACCATCGCCCGGATAGACCGACTGCATCCTCGCAAACCCACCGCTCAAGGAGATGACAGCGTGATCATCACAGAGAATCAGCTCGACGAGTGGGTCCGCGGCAACGCGAAAGACGCTCAGGGGGTAATAGTTGAGCTTGTCTAGCGTTTGGTCGCGGCTTCGTCTCCCCAGCCCAAAGAGCGCCGGTTTCCGCTAGGCGACAGCATCGGTCAGCACGGACCTGACGGACTCTTGCATGTAGATCTAGCGTTCGATCCATTCGTACCTGAGGGCCGCTCTTTTTGGGAGATAGGAGCCGGGCTAAAGGCGGCGGATAAGGCTACGGCCGACTACAGCAAACTCTTTTCAACATTGCCCGAAGCGGTCCGGCTCGAGTCCACCTTCGTGTTCATAACGCCATTGTCTGGTCGGAGAGACTGGCCGCACACTTAGAAAGAAGATGCGCAGGGCGCGTGGCTTGAAGAGCGTCGCGCAAAGCGCGAGTGGCGAGATGTTCGAGTGATCGATGGAACGAAGCTGGTCGACTGGCTTCATCAGTTTCCGCCAGTCGAGCTTTGGCTTGGGCAGACGATTGGGTTGCCGGTTCAACAACTTGAGACACCAGAGCAGCGTTGGAATTTGGTGAGCAGTATCGGTGAACCGCCGCCGCTAACCCCACAGCTGTTTCTGTCGGGTCGGGAAGATGCGTGCGCAAAACTCAAGGAGATGGTTTCAGGGACATTGGTTCAACTTAAGCTCGCTACGCACTTTCCTGATCAAGTAGTCGACTTCGTCTCTGCGTACCTAGCCGCTCTGGACGACGAGACTCGCGCAGATGTTGCCGGCCGCTGGCTTGTCGTTTCTGGTGCCGACGCGTGGAACGCGATGGCATCCCAGAGAGAAAAGCTCGTATTGATTGCCGACTCGACGCTCGATCTGAGCGGTGACGCTGGCACGAAGCTAATCCAAAAGGCCCGGAGATCCGGTCATGCTGTGATTTTTGGAGGGGCTGCTGGAGGCATACCTGACCCGGCAAGCGCGCCGCTGCGAGCACCTCGAACGCATCAGGTGCAACAGGCGTTGGAACAGGCGGGATACAGCGAAGAGCGAGCCCGCACTTTGGCGCAGAAGCAGGGAGAATCGGGGACACAGGAGAATCGGGGACAGGCCACGGTTTCCCGGGCATGGGCAGGCATGGGCAGGGGCAGTCCCCCCATTTTTATTGGCTTCCAGAAGTAGAGTTATGCGGCCATGGCCAGCCGCTGTTTTGGGGTGATCCCGCCCAAGGCCATGTTGGGGCGCTCGTGATTGTAGAGCCGGAGCCAGTTGGTCGCGTAATCCTCGACCTCGGCGATCGACTCGAATAGGTGGTGGCCGAGCCAGTCGTAACGCACGATGCTATTGGCATCGGCCTTCTCAAGCCGCTCGGAAAGCGGCATCCTGTCTTGGTCATCGGCGAACAACGCTTTTACTGTTACACCATTTCGCGGGACGCGGCCATAACCGATGAAAAAAAGCCCGCACTCCAGCAGCCAGCACGCAGTGCCGCGCTGGGAACACTTCGAGCACATGGCCGACATCGGTCTGCGTGGCTACGGCAGCAGTCTGGCGCAATCTTTCGAGCAGATCGCGCTGGCGCTGACCGCGGTGATCACCACGCCAGAGCAGGTGCGACCGCTGCACGCGGTGTCG
Proteins encoded:
- the tal gene encoding transaldolase, with product MSDNPLQQLRALGQSPWFDYIRRELITSGELARLIESSALGGITSNPSIFEEAITRHHDYDAAIAARLREPVTAEQLYHALVVEDVSLAAAAFLPLYRQTAAADGYVSLEVSPHLAHDSTATLQQARQLWHEIDAPNLMIKVPATRAGLPAIRQLIAEGINVNVTLLFGLERYRAVLDAFTAGLEQRQQQGLPLTGVASAASFFISRIDTLVDPQLDRLAASEPEATQWRGESAIALARLAYRHYQQWRNSPRWQRLAAAGAQPQRLLWASTSTKDPAYADIKYVEALIGPETVNTLPPATLAAYRDHGQPAVRIDQDEPPAQALVAALTRLGIDLEQVAEQLEQEGVLKFVEAHDRLLAALAARCGG